TCTCGACGGTCCTGTCGAGGTCGAAGTAGACGGGGGCCGCCTGCACGCAGGCCACCCTGACGTTCGATCTCTTCTTCATGACGAGCTCCTTCTGCGGTTCGTGATCGGGGAAGGGGAGCCGGTCCTCAGGCGCCGCACGCGCGGCGCAGGAGGGAATCGGCGATGCGGGAGGCCACCGGCCTGGCGTGGTCGACGAGGAAGGCGCCCCGGGCCTCGGTGAGCCCCTGCGAGCGCAGTTCGCCGACGAGGAGAACGGAGACCTCTTCGATGAGGTCGGTGGCCCGGGAAGAGGGTGCGGCGACGAGCTCCGCAAGGAGGCTGCGAACCGCCGGACCGGGTGGGGGCAGCCCTTCCAGGGCGCGGTGGGCCCACTTTTGAAACGGGCGGAAGCGTCGCGCGAGAAGGAAGGTGATCGCGAGCGCTGCGTCGAGAAAGCCGGCGAGGGCGAGAGACGCTGCGACCGCCTCGCCGCGGCAGAGGGAGCGCTCCCAGTTGTACTGGCCCGACTGACCCGCGGCGTGGAGGCGGCGGGAGAGCTTCGCGAGGCGAAGGTCCTCGGGGTAGAAGGCGAGGAGGTCGCGCCGGATCGCCGAGAAGTGGCCGGGAGAGTCGGCGAAGAGCTCTCCGTTCGTCGCGGCGCAGAGGCCGGCCTC
The genomic region above belongs to Holophagales bacterium and contains:
- a CDS encoding DUF4037 domain-containing protein, yielding MLRLRRRPLPRPRLRPVPLPLALRLRLRRARRVARRAPRVAAASPALPSPHGRGPGRRGVHETGTFYRRFLGLSRAPRTLDEWRGVPEAGLCAATNGELFADSPGHFSAIRRDLLAFYPEDLRLAKLSRRLHAAGQSGQYNWERSLCRGEAVAASLALAGFLDAALAITFLLARRFRPFQKWAHRALEGLPPPGPAVRSLLAELVAAPSSRATDLIEEVSVLLVGELRSQGLTEARGAFLVDHARPVASRIADSLLRRACGA